A stretch of the Salminus brasiliensis chromosome 23, fSalBra1.hap2, whole genome shotgun sequence genome encodes the following:
- the LOC140546201 gene encoding uncharacterized protein has protein sequence MCHCEGVKGQRGERGYPGPRGPPGLEGYAGAEGHRGPPGEKGYPGSVGVPGTKGDRGPNGNIGFLGSPGLPGIPGNQGPAGLPGSPGCNGTKGEPGGPGLPGLPGYTGPTGAAGPRGLKGEPGPSAPSIKGPPGSPGFDGAPGLPGTPGLDGLPGPAGYRGSDGPIGPQGPPGLKGREGRRSGVPGPPGPKGDHGPPGSPGLRGTKLYATLKQDLKGDNGDPGERGCPGSPGHPGCPHHRTEKGDKGDAGPEGKLGKDGLPGVGGLTGEKGHPGYPGYHPGPPGVKGEKGDQGPVGPPGEDSQYFPPKGNQGPPGPTGPPGSPGRPGVPGFPGPQGIPGEYIVPGPPGQRGPPGQRGPKGDRGELAADLFGPPGRDGPPGPPGPPGDPGPPDYTNQGPQGLKGIKGMIGPPGDSGGQGCKGQKGEPCFECCHGQPGPAGPPGIPGSNAPPGPKGDEGFKGFPGAPGFQGAPGPPGLRGAPGAKGIGGIFYHEGEKGDKGSLGFPGPPGLHGMPGFPGLAGLKGPPGPKGDSNLEISVRGDPGPPGFPGLPGRPGPSGLPGPAGHGPLGLAGQKGSRGVQGLRGPTGPPGQKGEPSGFNGSPGLKGKKGPPGPPGSEGSPGEPGSAGNPGRRGAKGNRGICCSENIGPLGIKGNKGQPGSPGVSGLGLNGQPGQIGPPGLPGPKGEVGYGPPGPDGIPGNPGEPGVIGPPGDPGLSGGPGPLGPPGRPGGLGLKGNKGVVGVQGPAGPLSDCRATIGPPGSPGITGQPGPPGPPGLPGEQGFKGSVGLPGVPGLPGDPGIPGTSTNGPPGAPGLAGPPGPKGSRGVAGVKGPRGPKGVSGDVGENGLPGPPEIGELGPPGDPGLPGLPGFPGERGDPGPPGLKGTDGRDGIPGQPGPPGPIGDRGADSYTPGAPGSAGPRGDPGRIGFPGPQGVKGEPGLSGLPGPSGVPGLPGLKGLKGDPDTGSVGHPGPRGQKGEPGLPGGTACKGEKGNVGHPGLPGNYGPAGSSGDVGAPGFEGPPGPTGPPGSIGPPGPPGPTGLQGPLGPPGSPGPRGPVGEKGNQGLDGFPGTPGLKGDTSFIGGVSGRKGDKGQPGSKGDAGLPGIPSYGSFGPPGNKGDPGPSGPPGVRGYPGASGECFSGRKGEPGLPGRPGNPGPLGSRGPPGPSLPGYKGDKGDRGLPGQPGRAGERGDSGPFGHLGPVGGVGPPGVQGDPGPSGPPGLQGETGEPSYYPGRKGVPGPKGPPGPPGSEGPSAPQDYTDTPGDPGPDGSPGAPGLPGYTGPTGPPGPAGVQGSKGFPGQSVAGLPGFPGQKGDKGAPGQPGLEGYMGQPGQRGLRGPPGREGPGFLDSFLLTRHSQSILVPTCPQGTSLIYSGYSLLFINGNERAHGQDLGTMGSCLPRFSTMPFLFCDTEHTCRFASRNDYSYWLSTEEPMPMDMDLIRGDVLAKYISRCSVCESTANTIAIHSQTTQTPQCPRGWFSLWTGYSFAMQTGAGAEGSGQPLISPGSCLEHFRQVPFIECHGRGTCNYYPDSYTYWLASLDAGHMFSKPVPRTVKGPEMKSVISRCRVCMKEL, from the exons GGAGCTGCTGGTCCACGTGGGCTAAAA GGTGAACCAGGACCATCAGCTCCAAGTATAAAAGGACCACCAGGATCTCCTGGATTTGATGGTGCTCCA GGACTGCCCGGCACACCTGGCCTAGATGGATTACCGGGGCCTGCAGGTTACAGAGGAAGTGAT GGACCTATTGGGCCCCAGGGACCTCCAGGATTAAAG GGTAGAGAGGGGCGGCGGTCTGGTGTTCCGGGACCTCCTGGTCCAAAG GGAGATCATGGACCCCCTGGGAGCCCTGGTCTAAGAGGAACAAAACTGTATGCAACTCTCAAACAAGACTTAAAG GGTGATAATGGAGATCCAGGTGAAAGGGGCTGCCCTGGTTCCCCT GGGCATCCCGGCTGTCCTCACCACAGAACTGAAAAGGGGGACAAAGGTGATGCAGGTCCTGAG ggAAAATTAGGGAAGGATGGATTGCCTGGAGTCGGTGGATTAACG GGTGAAAAAGGACACCCTGGTTATCCAGGATATCACCCTGGCCCCCCGGGAGTCAAG ggagagaaaggagacCAGGGTCCAGTAGGTCCTCCTGGAGAG GATAGCCAGTATTTTCCACCCAAAGGAAATCAGGGGCCGCCGGGTCCTACAGGACCACCTGGTTCACCTGGGAGACCAG GTGTCCCCGGGTTTCCTGGACCCCAAGGCATACCAG gtgaatATATTGTCCCAGGACCTCCCGGACAAAGAGGCCCACCAGGCCAGAGAGGGCCCAAAGGGGATAGGGGTGAGCTGGCTGCAGATCTTTTTGGACCTCCTGGTAGAGATGGACCTCCAGGACCCCCAGGGCCTCCTGGTGACCCAGGACCTCCAG ATTATACCAACCAGGGGCCTCAGGGTCTGAAAGGAATCAAGGGTATGATAGGCCCTCCTGGAGATAGTGGTGGGCAAGGCTGTAAGG GTCAAAAGGGGGAGCCCTGTTTTGAATGTTGCCATGGACAGCCAGGCCCGGCAGGCCCTCCTGGTATTCCTG GTTCAAATGCACCACCCGGGCCGAAGGGAGATGAGGGATTTAAAGGGTTCCCCGGTGCACCCGGCTTTCAG GGGGCTCCAGGCCCACCTGGACTTCGGGGTGCACCAGGAGCTAAAGGCATTGGAGGAATCTTCTACCATGAAGGGGAGAAGGGGGATAAAGGATCTCTGGGTTTTCCTGGTCCACCTGGATTACACGGCATGCCTGGTTTTCCTGGACTCGCTGGGCTTAAGGGACCACCTGGGCCCAAGGGGGATTCG AACTTGGAAATCAGTGTCAGGGGAGATCCTGGACCTCCTGGGTTTCCAGGGCTTCCAGGACGCCCAGGGCCAAGTGGGCTACCGGGACCTGCAGGACATGGACCGCTTGGCCTTGCTGGACAGAAAGGCAGCCGTGGAGTGCAGGGCCTCAGAGGTCCTACTGGACCACCAG GTCAGAAAGGGGAGCCTAGTGGCTTTAATGGAAGTCCAGGCCTTAAGGGAAAGAAAGGACCCCCAGGGCCACCAGGATCAGAAG GGAGTCCTGGGGAACCCGGCAGTGCAGGAAATCCAGGTCGACGTGGGGCAAAGGGAAACCGTGGCATTTGTTGCTCTGAAAATATTGGACCACTGGGAATTAAGG GTAACAAAGGCCAGCCTGGGTCTCCAGGTGTTTCTGGATTAGGCTTAAATGGCCAACCTGGACAGATTGGACCACCAGGATTACCAGGGCCAAAG GGGGAAGTTGGATATGGACCCCCAGGGCCAGATGGTATTCCAGGGAATCCAGGTGAGCCAGGTGTTATAGGTCCTCCAGGAGACCCAGGGTTGTCTGGTGGGCCTGGACCGCTTGGACCACCTGGAAGGCCAGGAGGCCTTGGCCTGAAAG GGAATAAAGGTGTGGTGGGAGTGCAAGGCCCAGCCGGCCCACTGAGCGACTGTAGAGCAACGATTGGTCCTCCAGGAAGTCCTGGAATTACAGGCCAACCAGGTCCACCAG GGCCACCTGGGCTTCCTGGAGAACAAGGATTCAAAGGGTCAGTTGGACTTCCTGGAGTACCAG GACTTCCTGGAGACCCAGGAATCCCTGGAACATCAACCAATGGCCCACCTGGTGCTCCTGGATTAGCTGGACCACCTGGTCCTAAAG GATCTCGAGGTGTAGCAGGCGTTAAAGGTCCAAGAGGTCCCAAAGGAGTTTCTGGAGATGTTGGAGAAAATGGGCTACCGGGTCCTCCGGAGATTGGTGAACTTGGACCTCCTGGAGATCCTGGGCTACCAG GCCTGCCTGGTTTCCCGGGTGAAAGAGGAGATCCAGGACCTCCAGGACTAAAAGGAACTGATGGACGAGATGGCATACCTGGACAACCTGGACCACCAG GCCCCATTGGTGATAGAGGTGCCGACAGCTACACTCCTGGTGCACCAGGCTCAGCTGGACCTAGGGGAGATCCTGGACGTATAGGCtttcctg GTCCTCAAGGTGTAAAGGGAGAACCCGGTTTATCTGGACTGCCTGGGCCTTCAGGAGTACCTGGTCTACCAGGACTTAAAGGACTTAAAGGAGATCCAGACACTGGGTCTGTGGGACATCCTGGGCCAAGAGGGCAAAAG GGTGAGCCTGGACTACCAGGTGGCACTGCATGTAAAGGTGAGAAGGGAAATGTTGGACATCCTGGCCTGCCAGGTAACTATGGGCCAGCAGGATCTTCGGGAGACGTGGGAGCCCCTGGATTTGAAG GACCCCCAGGCCCAACTGGTCCACCAGGCTCTATTGGTCCTCCTGGGCCTCCTGGACCTACAGGGTTACAGGGACCACTAg GGCCTCCTGGTTCTCCTGGACCTCGTGGACCTGTAGGAGAGAAGGGAAACCAAGGGCTGGATGGCTTTCCTGGAACACCAGGGCTGAAGGGAGACACAA GTTTTATAGGGGGAGTTTCAGGCAGAAAAGGAGACAAGGGACAACCAG GTTCTAAGGGTGATGCAGGACTTCCTGGAATTCCAAGTTATGGGTCTTTTGGTCCTCCTGGAAATAAAGGAGACCCCGGGCCCTCAGGACCTCCTGGTGTACGTGGTTATCCTGGTGCTTCGGGTGAATGTTTCAGTGGGAGGAAAGGGGAGCCTGGACTTCCAGGCAGGCCCGGAAATCCAG GGCCACTAGGCTCTAGAGGCCCTCCAGGGCCTTCCCTACCTGGATATAAAGGAGACAAAGGAGACAGGGGGCTGCCAGGCCAACCAGGTCGTGCTGGTGAGAGGGGAGACAGCGGACCCTTTGGGCATCTG GGGCCTGTGGGTGGAGTGGGCCCTCCTGGGGTACAAGGGGATCCCGGACCATCTGGACCTCCTGGGTTACAGG GTGAGACCGGAGAACCCAGCTACTATCCAGGACGCAAGGGTGTACCTGGACCCAAAGGACCTCCTGGACCACCAG GTTCAGAAGGGCCAAGTGCTCCACAGGACTACACTGACACACCTGGAGACCCAGGGCCAGATGGAAGCCCTGGAGCCCCAGGCTTACCTGGATATACTGGACCAACTGGACCACCAGGGCCTGCAG GTGTCCAGGGCTCCAAGGGCTTTCCGGGGCAGTCTGTTGCAGGTCTTCCTGGTTTTCCTGGACAGAAAGGAGATAAAGGAGCACCTGGGCAGCCAG GGCTCGAAGGTTATATGGGCCAGCCTGGGCAGAGAGGTCTTCGTGGACCTCCAGGTAGAGAAGGTCCAGGCTTTCTCGATAGTTTCCTGCTGACCAGACACAGCCAGAGCATACTAGTGCCCACCTGCCCACAGGGCACTTCTCTCATCTACTCAGGATACTCCTTACTCTTCATAAACGGGAATGAGAGAGCACATGGACAAGACCTAG GTACGATGGGGAGCTGTCTGCCTCGCTTCTCCACCATGCCTTTCCTGTTCTGCGACACGGAGCACACCTGCCGCTTCGCCTCCCGCAACGACTACTCCTACTGGCTGAGCACGGAGGAGCCCATGCCCATGGACATGGATCTGATCAGGGGTGACGTTCTGGCCAAATACATCAGCAG GTGTTCAGTGTGTGAGAGCACAGCCAATACCATCGCCATCCACAGCCAGACCACACAGACACCCCAGTGTCCTCGAGGCTGGTTTTCACTCTGGACTGGTTACTCCTTTGCCATG CAAACAGGTGCAGGTGCGGAGGGCTCCGGGCAGCCCCTGATCTCTCCTGGTTCCTGTCTGGAGCACTTCCGACAAGTTCCCTTTATCGAGTGTCATGGTCGCGGCACCTGTAACTACTACCCAGACTCCTACACCTACTGGTTGGCCTCCCTCGATGCCGGACACATGTTCAG taaACCTGTGCCTCGAACTGTGAAAGGCCCAGAAATGAAGAGCGTCATCAGCCGCTGCCGCGTCTGCATGAAGGAACTGTAG
- the sst2 gene encoding somatostatin 2, producing MPSSSLHLSLSLMCLLVAVGVISCGRSHMVLNSLEGSRGGPAGEELSERFNFPDLQWMLSNSELAPMQVEEPPQSRLELERRDNPVTPKPVTCMNYFWKSRTAC from the exons ATGCCCTCCTCATCActccacctctccctctctctcatgtgCCTGCTCGTGGCCGTGGGCGTCATATCGTGTGGTcgctcccacatggtgttgaaTTCCCTGGAAGGCTCTCGTGGAGGACCAGCTGGAGAAGAG CTCTCAGAAAGGTTCAACTTCCCTGACCTCCAGTGGATGCTCAGCAACTCCGAGCTGGCGCCCATGCAGGTAGAAGAACCCCCTCAGAGCAGGCTGGAGCTTGAACGGAGAGACAACCCAGTCACACCCAAACCAGTCACCTGCATGAACTACTTCTGGAAGTCCAGGACGGCCTGCTGA